The sequence CAAGTTTTGCTAATTGAAAGTGATGTTATGCCACTGAAACTCTCTGCTGCATGACTCATGACAACTGGCACTGTGATGACCTCTATCTACTGTGAAGCTTTTATCTTCCTTTGAAAAGAGTTGAAAAAAATCACATCAGCCAAATGAAAGGCAGCAGTGCAAATATGACCATGGCATGGCTTTAGAACTGCTCTGAGGTCTGTGGTATAGGTCAAAAAAAGACAGGCATCCTGGGTCTGTCTGAGCAACACTGAATAGCAGAGCTAAATCACTTTCCACTTTCGGTTGGGTCTACATTCATCTGCCTTGTCCGTAGAGAGGTATAACTTTGTATAACTTTGCCATTTGGCCTGTGCGTCTCAGGTCCATGTGGAagcgctggaggaggagaagacgagCCTCGGGGCACAGATTGATGACCTCATCATGGAGAGCCGGACCCTGCTGCAGCTGAAGATGTCTTTGGGGCTGGAGGTTGCCACTTACAggtgctttctttttctccaaGCAATTCCGCTTTCAATGacgacttctttttttttcaccagtGTGTCAAAAGAGGCTTTGACTGTGAATTTCATCCCCAAATCAGAAAACCGCCACAAAAGATCCTTAATTCCTCTCAATTATCCTCCTTTTCAGTCACCTGCCCACCACATCGGTTAGGTTTGCCCTTTTACTATTGATGAGCTATTCAAGTCTGCCATGCAAGAGTTTAACTCTGCTCCATGGAGAGGCTGTCAGAAAGATAGATTGGTCTGAGAGATTGAGGGGGGAATGCTGTGAATTGCCGTATAGCGATAGTGGGTCAATACCCTTGAAAGTGAGGGTCTCAGCTTTCAGGCTGAGGGGTAACTTTAGATCAGCACGAGCCTCCGTCTCCCCTCTAGCATTGACCCCTGGTGCCTCCGCACCGCAGCCCACCCCAGCAGCTTGGGAGCTCTGGGAGTCTAGAGTGACTGAGgagggcagggggagggggggggagggggggggggggtcgagtcTCGCCATCCCCACTGCATCCCTGCTATATGGATCAAAAGTGTATCTTTCAGGAACAGGAGATTTCATACTGCTTCAGATGTTTCATCAGCTTTCATCAAACACTGTAggcctgtgtttgtctgtgtgtttatgtgttggtGTATGGGAATGGGAATTTGTAGGCTGGTATGttcgcgtctctctctctctctctctctctgtgtgtgtgtgtgtgtgtgtgtgtgtgtgtgtgtgtcggaatgTGCTGAATGAGAACGCAACATCTGTGCAAGACTTATTACTGCTTGCTACCGCTTGGACCAGACTGcatgtgttggtatgtgtgtgcaatgtttgtgtgtgtgtgtgtgtgtgtgtgtgtgtatttcagtgaAAGGCCAAGCAGACGGTAGCATGTATTAAAGAAGGCTGTTGCGTCAGCCTGCGTGCTGCAGATGGTCTGACaatgacaaaagtgtctgcctaTTTCCATAACAAGAGTGTGCAATCTACCCCTGTTGTCCAAATGCAACAAAAAGCAGGGCCCACCCCTCACCCGCTCTCCAAATGTGCATCTGAATAGATGCTGGACATTTTGCCTCTTGCCAGGGAAATCCCCCTCAGTCGTTATGTCATTGCTGAAATTCAAattgttttcagaaaaaaagttaatttaatCTCAAGTTTGTAATGTCTCTTAAAGATGACCGCAGACTCCAAAAACTAAtgtctgtcttgtttttttgtgtctgtttttcaGAACTTTATTGGATGGTGAGAACCAGCGAGTCAATGACCCTTCCAGAAATAAACACGCCATCCAGACAGTCTTCTGCACAGGTATTTTTTttctactcttttttttttgtttgtttgctgtttgctAAACACACCCGATTTTTTTCCAAAGCACTTAATTGAATCTCTGAAAAAAAAGTGACTCTGCATCCTGCCCCTATTCATTTGAACCACACTGAATAATTTACATCAGACTGGCTCTTTGGAGACCTAGTTTCATAACCTCATTATGGACTAATGGGTTGGGGAGGCATGCATGCTAGCTGCACATTAAACCTTGAAACTCAAGCTGCCCAACTCAGTCCCCAATGATCTGCCGACCAATCCCTCTGCCTGCCAGTAACGTACACTAAAGCTGAGGAAATGATGTAATCAATATGGGCTCCATTACAGCAAGTGCTGGGGCCGGAGGACTGGGTATCCTGATAAGACCTTTGGGAGAGGGGTCCAGAGAGGGTCAGTCTGGCTCATTTCAGAGGAGACATTTGATTGGTTCTGGAGTGGAGGTTATAGTATTATAGATTACTGAGGTTTATCGGGGGCAGGAAACGGGTGGAAATCAGGAGCTTCAGTGCTAGTCAATTACAGGTTAAGGTGCAGAAACCTAACCCACCACTCTAGCTGATGTTATGTCCAGTGCTGGGTTAGCATGTAGTAGCCAGAAGAGTTGTGGGTTAGAGTTCCAGTTACCACCACTGTGCCTGTGATTAAGGCATATCTGAGTTGCACTGGGACAATTTGGCTTTGTAATAAATGacacatgttgctttggataaaaatgtcAGCCAAATGAGAAAGTAAGTTTCCATGGGTAAATTCTGAATTTCACACAGTAAAAAAACTAAACAGTTGGTAAGTAATAATTGCTTTAACAATCTTTTGTAATATTTACAGATGGATTCCCGAGTCCTCAGGAGTTGAAGCAGACACTTCCAAAAACTACTTTCTCCAGTCACACAAGCAAACCTTCCACTTCAGTCATGAGATCAAGCCTGCAACCTAAACCCCTGCTGACATCAAGCACACATCTCTCAACCCCAAACTGTATTCGTTCTGCAGCCCTTGACCATTCCCCAGCTgcgcaggaggagcaggagtgcAGAGCAGAGGACTGGTCCACGCTTAACACAGCCACCGAGGGGCTAAATGGCAAGGACTCTGTAGATCACTTCAGGCctgaggaggtgtgtgaggaggtgaggTATGCTGCAGCTTTCTCGGCTGCCTCTGCCACACCAAACACCCTTCCCATGGAAGAGTCCTTTGAGAGGGATATGACTGAGGAGACAACTGGGGTTAAAGATCGAGAGGTAGTCTCTGACAGCCTTGTCGCAGATGACAGTATAATGTGTGATGAGATGGTTCACTCTACAATGGCTGTCTATAACAGTGGTGTGCTCCAGGATTTCAGTGCACAGAGAGTGGatatgcacaacacaacaccagcaACTGAACTGAGCACTGTTGATGCATGTGACACAGAAGGTGAGATGACTGATGACTTCTCTGAGTGGATTCAGTCACAACCTGAGCAGGAACCTCAACTCACATGGGCAGAAAAAGATCCAACAACTAATGTGGAAAGGACCATGAGGGCggagaaacagacagatgtTTCTGGACCAGAAAGAATGAATACAGCCACAGAGTATGGTGACTTTGATGTGATGGACGACTCAACTGAGCTGATCACTGAAGGTTTTGATCGTGGTGAAACAATAAGCAATGGTTTCACAGATCCAGAGGAGAATAACTGCTTCTTCGACCCAGAAAGAGAGACCAATATGAGTCAGGCTTTGTCAGTAGAGAACATGGCCGATGAAAGTGAACAAATAAATGCATTAGAATGTAAGGCACAGGAAACAAAGAATGTATTTGAAGAAGGCCAAGCTAATGACTTGTTACAGCAAGAGAAAGAAATGCAGGAGGAAAAAGTTGAAGAAGAACTGAGGAGTTTTGAGGATGAGAAAGATACAATGTTTactgacagcaaaataatggaAGGAGACATGGAAGAGAAATGTAGAGATACAGAACAATACCAGCCAACAGAAAGAGGCTTTGAAGAGGATGTAGTTTCTATCCCACATCACAACTTCACCATGGATTCTGAAGTAGATCCACTGCTCACACATGATGAGCAGGAGCAAACCAGCCACAGTGAAGAGCACCCAGATCTACATGATGGCTgtcatgagagagaggaggtggagaaggaggaggacttcagtgagagagagaacgttgaggagaaggaggactGCAGTGAGAAAGAGGACgttgaggagaaggaggacttcagtgagaaagaggaggtggaggaggagaaggacttcagtgagaaagaggaggtggaggaggagaaggacttcagtgagagagaggaggtggaggaggagaaggacttcagtgagagaggggagaaagatgGTGAGGAACTAGACGACTCTCCAAATGTGTCCATGTCATGGAAGACAGACCCAGGAGAGTTGGACAGTTACGCTCTGGACAACACGCTCGCCGACACTCGACCCCTCATCCGGTACAAAAGCGATGACACAGACGTGAACACCCAGGCCTCCCACATGGGTGTGAGTGACTCCAGCGACAGCGAAGATGAGCGCCAGGCAGGGGCTGAATACCGGGGGGTCACCAAGTCCAAAAGGTTTGACACCATGGAGGACTTGTCTGAGGAGCCAGAGGGAGAGGTCATGGGTGAGGTGGGGATCAATGAGCCCCCTCCTGCGACCAATGCTCTCTCAGAAAACCACTACATGGCTCTCCAAGAAGAATATGGCGATGCTAACTACGATAGCACGATTGTTGCCCCAATTATGAAGCTGGATGAGGAGAAGACTGAAATGGGAGAGGATCATTCGAGGGGTGATGTCATCGAGGCAGATGAAGCACTACAAAACTTTGAGGTCACAGGgagggaggacgaggagaaACAGGAGGAGATAGACTTGATGCACAAGGAGCAGGCTGAGGACACCCAAGCAAACACTTTACCTGAGGACTTCCCAGAAGACACTATGGAGAGATTGCTTGACATGCAGCCTCAAACTGAACAGTTTTTAAAGGAAGAAGTTGTCATTGAGACTTTTAGTCAGGGAGAGACAACTGATGACCTGCCAAAACCTGAAGACCCCATAACACAGTCCTCTGCCTTTGTTGAGCCACTTGCACtaactgaaaatatattttgtaCATCACATGAAGCAGCAGCATTTTCAACTAAACCCTCAGAGGACATATTTACAGAAGAGATCACTGAGAGCCTGGTTGACATTCCTTCTGAAACTGAACAGTTTTTAAAGAAAGATATTGTAACTGAGACTGTTAGTCAGGCAGAGACAGCTGACCTACCAAAACCCGAAGACCCCAAAACACAGTCCTCTGCCTTTGTTGAGCCTTTTGCACTAACTGGAAACACATTTTGTACATCACATGAGGCAGCAGAATTTGAAACCAAACCCTCAGAGGGCAGTTTTACAGAAAAGACTATGGAAAGTCTGGTTGACATGCTCCCTCAAACTGAACAGTTTTTAAAGGAAGAAGTTGTCACTGAGATTGTTAGTCAGGGAGAGACAACTGATGACCTGCCAACACATTCTTCTCCTTATTTTGAGCCACTTGCACTAACTCAAAATATCTTTGGTGCATTACATGATGCAGGAGAATTTGAAACCAAACCCTCAGAGGGCAGATTTACAGAGAAAGGACCCATTTACAACAGCATGGACAAAACAGATGAGGAGCATTGTCAGGAACTCTCTATGCTGACTCATGCGGATGCCACCAACAATCTCTCCCTGAGCAGTGAGCCTGCCAGCAGGCTGGGAAGCCAGCCTCAAGCTACCCActctgatgttgatgatgatgatgaagaaaaagaagacgaATCCCACTCCTCAGAGGAAGAGTCGCCTAATGCCAGCCAATGCCCGTCTCCTGGTGCCTTTGCTAAGCCACCCAAGGCAGATCTGACACTTGAAGAAGCCTCTGGAAATCTCTCTGGAGCCCCATTTGAAGCATTTGGTGATGATTCACTCGGAGTCCCTGAGTGTTTCACAGAGCAAGGCCATCCCCATGAGGATGAGTGGGAGGTTTTGAACATTTCCTCCAAAAGCCAAGGCGCAGACAACCCAACAGAATCTGAATCCTTCAATCCCTTGGAAGAAAATGACTCCCCATTCGCAGGTGCCTACTCCAAGCAAACGGCTGAGTGTGTCAACATCTTTCAAAACGGCAAAGTAGACGAACCACCTAAAAGCAACGGGAAAGACAACCTCCACAGTTTCTTCAGCACCAACATGGAGGAAGACTTCTGGGGCTCCACTCAACAGATGTCGGCCCCCTTTGACCCAGAGGATGCTAAGCAGGAACAACATCACAGTGTCACCTTTCAAACCAGTCAGCACCTGAGGTTCGAGGAGGCCTGGGGATCTCCCAAGGACCATCAAGATGTCGATGAGAGTGCTGAGAAGTCCACGCTCTTGTCTTCAATGCCATTATTCGGGATGGAGGAAGGACATTCCCAGATTAAGGCCGTGctgggaagagggggagagcaggTTGCAGCCACCCAGTCAGACGACTCGGTTGATGAAGGCGACTCATGGTCTTCTGGGGAGGAGTAGAATGATGGGACTCTAACAGTTTAATTGAGACCAATTATGTtcattattataataattaaaagATACCACTAAAGTAAAAACACATAAAGGCTATTCTGTGTTTGATGTTCTGATATGAATTTAAAGgtgtttaaataaataaataaataaataaaaatgcaatAGTACCTGAAGGAAGACCAAAGCCACCAAGCAGTGTAATCTACAACTGTTTGTCTCTCAAGAGTTCTTAACACACCATGACACTTTCTACATCCCTGTTTTGAAAGGGAAGGCAGCAACTCGCTAAATAGAGAGCTGTCTCACTGGACATGATTAACGATTGAATGCATCTTTAATAATGATTGTAGCTTTgcagaatctttggttaacactacagTATAACATTAGCAAAAGCCAGCATGTTAGACAGCAAAGGTCCTTCTCAAGCTTTCTCAAACGTCTCTAGTTAAACTAAACTAGCTTACagaagctagcaggctaacggtagAGAGTACTTTGACAGGTGGCACATACAGACCAGCTGCTATTAATGgttacaacaatggtataatcaGATAGTACAATTTTACAAATTGCACATCATCAGATTCAGCAGCCATTTCCGGTGTAATTCGTCATCGCACTTGCTGCCTCATTCCCCAGTAAAAGGCGGCCGGTTTTTACCATTTTGAAGAGAGCCTACATGACCAAGACTTTAATCACAAGCATGAGTTTTGTCATTGGAATCTGTTGATACCACAGTGTGGTTTTACTTGTCCAATATTGTACAAAAGACCCATTAAATTAAAACCACAAGTCTTCTTTCAGAATTGAAACTTGAACACTGACATGTAACTACTGTAAATGCAATGAACAATGAGGTATTTTGTTGTAATccaaaaaaacaccacacataGTAGTAGAGCCAGTGTGACACACAAGGagtgcatacagtaggctacatgactGATGTAATgtcttcactgcatcataggaaACACAATGAGTCACCCCTGAACGCAGTTTCTTCACACTACTAAATTCCCAATTAGAGCCATACCGGGTTAATGCAAACAAAGATATATTTAGCCACTTATCTATGTGTATTTTCTGTATTATTATGACTAATTTCCAAACATATTGGCACATTTCATTGCTGTTCTGCTGCCACCAGCTGTTATGATTaattatttgaaatgaactATCTGGATAATAAAATAATTGGCACAGATGCTATGGAGTACTGTGATTAACTATGAAGTGGTGGGTTTGTGATGAAAAAGCCAGAGTTGTGGAATttcaaaaagaaaagacaaaagaaacatGAGGACTGACAGCTATATTAATACGGGCCTACTCCGAAATCAGAGAAGTACAAGACACAAATGGAGGAAAACAGTAAACTTGAGGCAATAAATATTGAGGCAAATAAACTGAGCAGTCAATTTTCAATAGACAGTGAATATGAGAAACAGAGAAATCAGTGTATCAGAAAAATCAgtgacaaacagaaaaaaaaagttcaaatgCAGTCCATGGAGCACCTACAGGAAGACTTTGATTTTGAAGTGCTGTTAGCTTAGCGCAGACAGTCTGAGGCTGTGTGGGAGGCCTGTGTCAGAGCTGGCACAGCTCCAACAGTGAGCCCCCCCACAGATGCTTACTTAACAACACAGAACGTACACCCtcgaggagagagcaggagatgagagaataatagaggtggagatggagagtgatgaggagaggaatggCTCCGAGAGAGCAGCAATTGCTCTTTAGAGATAAATATTGAGTTTTCTGTTAGATTTGAGGGGGtttaagagagaaagaaagatagcgagagagagagagagagagagagagagagagagagagagagagcacatacgATGGGATGGAGTAGAGAAAAACACAACCAGGAATACAGATGATGATTTCAACTCCTTTCATTCCCCTCACTTCCCTTTCCTTCCTTTATCTCGGCTTGTGTGAATGTCATGAACAATGGCAGCCATTATAAAGCAGCTCTATCCCAAATCCCTCTTGCACACACTCAatggctggtggtggtgtgtcaTGCTTGCAGCAGCTAGTGCAACAACAGCAGGCCATTTAAGAGCCCATTcaatcgggggggggggggggggggggctctaatGGAATTAGCTTAGCCTGCTTCTTGTCCACAGACGCCTCTGTGCTTATTAAGTTTCTCTAACCCCCACCCCTAAATAAAAGTGTCCTTGTTGTCTGGATTGCCAAGACTACCACTCAGAATTACGTGTCCCCGAATTTGGTTTTGCGATAACATTGCAGTCAGTTGCAGCAGAGGCACTGGTTTAAAATAGTCCCAAAGGCTTTCTAGTCATGATTTACAGCGTGTTCCGACCTCTCCCCGCTGCCACACACAACAAAGCCTGGTCTTGTGATGCCTTGCCCCTGAGAGCACCTGTTATCTCGGGGGAATAGAGTCACTTCCCCTGTTGGCCTGCCAATGACGAATGACCAGGCGCGCTCCTATAACTGATGCAAGGGACCGCAACAACCCTGGTCACTACATGCAGCCAATCTGGCTGTGACTAGAAAGGGGGCCATTTCAAGCCTCGCAGGACCATGACAAGGCACAAAGGGGCCTGAGGTCTGGGCCTGGGGGTAGGGATGACCACCACACCTCCCCCAAAAGCCATCTGCCTCCATTATCCCCCCGCTCACTGATTTACTCCTCGTGTCGGTACACTGAGTGATTGAACGGAGCTAAAAATCTTTAGGCAGGCTGAGGACTCCACCGTACATCCGTTAGTCATCATCCATCACTTTTATGCAATTTATGCCATTCAACATTACTATTTTATTGCCGCTGTTAcatctttgtttatttgatCTGACGTGAATATTGATGGGATGAAAT comes from Sardina pilchardus chromosome 6, fSarPil1.1, whole genome shotgun sequence and encodes:
- the nes gene encoding nestin codes for the protein MEIPIGVRSPQSYTCLGQEKHQMLDLNRRLESYLGRVQYLEMENHVLREEIQTLRSGQEPRAQQRRALEAALQEAREELQRAWTEKDKLDVQMGNLSEELQAVERRRRKVAGERAEAQGRLAESRRALEEERRAQIWLRDAAARLENELHFQTQVHQEDVSAAEASLAQPRPSQLAPAHAHGNTPSVCDLGLEYSQKAAQAWREASEAYERQAGRLEESLGQAKARLSHITQERRENQMKLQSLTKDLEAARAKKDMLERRVTHQSDRQSQEIIQLQVHVEALEEEKTSLGAQIDDLIMESRTLLQLKMSLGLEVATYRTLLDGENQRVNDPSRNKHAIQTVFCTDGFPSPQELKQTLPKTTFSSHTSKPSTSVMRSSLQPKPLLTSSTHLSTPNCIRSAALDHSPAAQEEQECRAEDWSTLNTATEGLNGKDSVDHFRPEEVCEEVRYAAAFSAASATPNTLPMEESFERDMTEETTGVKDREVVSDSLVADDSIMCDEMVHSTMAVYNSGVLQDFSAQRVDMHNTTPATELSTVDACDTEGEMTDDFSEWIQSQPEQEPQLTWAEKDPTTNVERTMRAEKQTDVSGPERMNTATEYGDFDVMDDSTELITEGFDRGETISNGFTDPEENNCFFDPERETNMSQALSVENMADESEQINALECKAQETKNVFEEGQANDLLQQEKEMQEEKVEEELRSFEDEKDTMFTDSKIMEGDMEEKCRDTEQYQPTERGFEEDVVSIPHHNFTMDSEVDPLLTHDEQEQTSHSEEHPDLHDGCHEREEVEKEEDFSERENVEEKEDCSEKEDVEEKEDFSEKEEVEEEKDFSEKEEVEEEKDFSEREEVEEEKDFSERGEKDGEELDDSPNVSMSWKTDPGELDSYALDNTLADTRPLIRYKSDDTDVNTQASHMGVSDSSDSEDERQAGAEYRGVTKSKRFDTMEDLSEEPEGEVMGEVGINEPPPATNALSENHYMALQEEYGDANYDSTIVAPIMKLDEEKTEMGEDHSRGDVIEADEALQNFEVTGREDEEKQEEIDLMHKEQAEDTQANTLPEDFPEDTMERLLDMQPQTEQFLKEEVVIETFSQGETTDDLPKPEDPITQSSAFVEPLALTENIFCTSHEAAAFSTKPSEDIFTEEITESLVDIPSETEQFLKKDIVTETVSQAETADLPKPEDPKTQSSAFVEPFALTGNTFCTSHEAAEFETKPSEGSFTEKTMESLVDMLPQTEQFLKEEVVTEIVSQGETTDDLPTHSSPYFEPLALTQNIFGALHDAGEFETKPSEGRFTEKGPIYNSMDKTDEEHCQELSMLTHADATNNLSLSSEPASRLGSQPQATHSDVDDDDEEKEDESHSSEEESPNASQCPSPGAFAKPPKADLTLEEASGNLSGAPFEAFGDDSLGVPECFTEQGHPHEDEWEVLNISSKSQGADNPTESESFNPLEENDSPFAGAYSKQTAECVNIFQNGKVDEPPKSNGKDNLHSFFSTNMEEDFWGSTQQMSAPFDPEDAKQEQHHSVTFQTSQHLRFEEAWGSPKDHQDVDESAEKSTLLSSMPLFGMEEGHSQIKAVLGRGGEQVAATQSDDSVDEGDSWSSGEE